The Clostridia bacterium genome window below encodes:
- a CDS encoding extracellular solute-binding protein — translation MSKKLISVILACLLVLTLFAGCGNNAEKKEDGTQTKDGDKGEQVTITFAETLPNEARTELLKEMVSEFEEQNPNIKVEFQTIPVDQSKDKLLTMAAGKALPDVFELNDSWLGSLGVGGHLESLEPYIENWENKDGLVDSVLTLGRSLDDTAYWIPYGFYGTAVYYNTEMLEATGMEAPTTTDEFYEVAKAMTNKDEGKYGYAFRGGPYGGTHAIMWMLSHVGSPDFFDENGECVFDTPEGIEGLKKYAALYKDTAPTDSTSWGFRECVTGFTTGVTGLVIQSNEVVQICDEKMGEGKFDTAMLPVGTSGKTYDTSGQAGYAMSAHSKHKEEAWKLLSFLNSPEQNMKFTKATGFTPIYKEAENDPAFSEGPAGVYLEQILSDKVEFAKIPSYLPEWSDFIANYSTSELQKMVMGEQSVEDTAKNLADYMEKAQSNWDKQNK, via the coding sequence ATGTCAAAGAAACTAATTAGTGTAATTTTAGCATGTCTACTAGTTTTAACATTGTTTGCAGGATGCGGTAATAATGCTGAGAAAAAAGAAGATGGAACACAAACAAAAGATGGGGACAAAGGCGAACAAGTTACAATAACCTTTGCTGAAACGTTACCAAATGAAGCAAGAACAGAACTATTAAAGGAAATGGTCAGTGAATTTGAAGAGCAAAACCCAAATATAAAGGTTGAATTCCAAACAATACCTGTTGACCAGTCAAAAGATAAATTGCTTACAATGGCAGCAGGAAAAGCACTGCCAGATGTATTTGAATTAAATGATTCATGGTTAGGTTCATTAGGAGTAGGTGGACATCTAGAGAGTTTAGAGCCATATATTGAAAATTGGGAAAATAAAGATGGTTTAGTTGATTCTGTATTGACACTTGGAAGATCACTTGATGATACTGCTTACTGGATACCATATGGTTTTTATGGTACAGCTGTATACTATAACACAGAAATGCTTGAAGCCACAGGAATGGAAGCACCAACAACAACTGATGAGTTTTATGAAGTAGCGAAAGCTATGACAAATAAAGATGAAGGTAAATATGGATATGCTTTCAGGGGTGGTCCCTATGGAGGAACTCATGCAATAATGTGGATGCTTTCACATGTTGGTTCTCCGGATTTCTTTGATGAAAATGGAGAGTGTGTATTCGACACACCAGAGGGAATAGAAGGATTGAAAAAATATGCAGCATTGTACAAGGATACTGCACCTACAGATTCAACAAGCTGGGGATTTAGAGAATGTGTTACAGGATTCACAACAGGAGTTACAGGGCTTGTGATCCAGAGTAATGAAGTTGTACAGATATGTGACGAAAAAATGGGAGAAGGAAAGTTTGACACTGCTATGCTTCCTGTAGGAACATCTGGAAAGACATATGATACAAGCGGACAGGCTGGTTATGCTATGTCAGCTCATTCAAAACATAAAGAAGAAGCATGGAAATTGTTATCCTTCTTGAACTCTCCTGAACAAAACATGAAGTTCACCAAGGCTACCGGCTTTACTCCAATATATAAGGAAGCAGAAAATGACCCTGCTTTCTCAGAAGGACCGGCAGGAGTTTATTTAGAGCAGATATTGAGCGATAAAGTAGAATTTGCTAAGATCCCTTCCTATTTACCTGAATGGTCGGATTTTATAGCTAACTACTCAACATCAGAGCTGCAAAAGATGGTTATGGGAGAACAAAGTGTTGAGGATACAGCAAAGAATCTAGCAGACTATATGGAAAAAGCACAGTCAAACTGGGATAAGCAGAATAAATAA
- a CDS encoding carbohydrate ABC transporter permease, with protein MEKTTTSEKILKIIGLGIFLIIAIFPIYWLLVTSFKPAKDSVTIPIQYWPKNFTFENYAAVWSTTDFPVFFKNSLIVAVTAGILTVILAIFAGYSLSRFKFKGKNITLLLFLVTQMIPIVVLIVPLFILFRNLGLIDTLYSLIISYTIISVPFCTVMIIGFFKRIPNAIEESAMVDGCSRVEALFRVVVPVMLPGIVATFVFAFISAWNEYFFSLMFINSEAVKTIPVGINMFIQKVDVNWGRMTAAGAIALVPAVILFVFIQKYLVQGLTAGAVKG; from the coding sequence ATGGAAAAGACTACAACATCAGAAAAAATATTAAAGATAATAGGTCTGGGGATATTTTTAATCATAGCTATATTCCCTATTTATTGGCTTTTGGTAACTTCATTTAAACCTGCAAAAGATTCAGTGACAATACCTATACAATATTGGCCTAAAAATTTTACTTTTGAAAATTATGCAGCAGTATGGAGCACTACTGATTTTCCGGTATTTTTCAAAAACAGCCTCATTGTAGCTGTAACAGCTGGGATATTGACTGTTATACTGGCTATATTTGCCGGATATAGTTTATCCAGGTTTAAATTTAAAGGTAAAAATATAACCCTTTTACTATTTTTAGTGACTCAAATGATACCTATAGTAGTATTGATAGTACCGTTGTTTATTTTATTTAGGAATCTAGGGTTGATTGATACACTATATAGTTTGATTATTTCTTATACCATAATATCGGTTCCCTTTTGTACAGTTATGATAATAGGGTTTTTTAAGCGTATACCTAATGCTATAGAAGAATCTGCTATGGTAGACGGATGTTCCAGGGTAGAAGCACTTTTCAGGGTTGTGGTTCCTGTTATGCTTCCAGGTATAGTTGCAACATTTGTATTCGCATTTATATCTGCATGGAATGAATATTTCTTTAGCCTTATGTTTATCAATAGTGAGGCTGTAAAAACCATTCCTGTAGGAATAAATATGTTTATTCAGAAGGTTGATGTAAACTGGGGAAGGATGACAGCTGCCGGTGCAATAGCGCTTGTTCCTGCAGTTATATTATTTGTTTTTATACAAAAGTATCTTGTTCAAGGTCTTACCGCAGGGGCTGTGAAAGGCTGA
- a CDS encoding sugar ABC transporter permease has translation MKGEDSKLKKDVKVRKKSPLLKESLVPYWFILPAVLLVVLFYGYPFIKSLYMSFMNYNLVMEHNIYFNNFENYKGIFDDPVFGKAAVNTLIWVFYSLIIQFILGFILALLLWKPFKGRNVYQSIVFIPWAVSGFLIGIMFRWMFNAQFGVINDLLLKLGLIQENIPFLSQPSTVMIGPIAGAIWYGIPFFAIMILAALQGIPNEIFEAAEMDGASKMTRFWKIIVPFIKPTLLVTVLLRAIWIFNSADIIYVMTNGGPANSSHTLATYLFQKAYTALDFGSASAIAVVIIIFLAIYTLIYLTVSKFEEAGDF, from the coding sequence GTGAAAGGTGAAGATAGTAAATTAAAAAAGGATGTCAAGGTGAGGAAAAAGAGTCCTTTGCTTAAAGAAAGTTTGGTGCCGTACTGGTTTATACTTCCAGCAGTTTTGCTTGTTGTGTTGTTTTACGGGTATCCTTTTATAAAAAGTTTATATATGTCTTTTATGAATTATAACTTGGTTATGGAGCATAATATTTATTTTAATAATTTTGAAAATTACAAGGGCATCTTCGATGATCCTGTGTTCGGCAAAGCTGCAGTCAATACATTGATTTGGGTATTTTACTCATTGATCATTCAATTTATTTTAGGATTTATACTTGCATTATTGTTATGGAAACCCTTTAAGGGCAGAAATGTATATCAGTCGATAGTGTTTATTCCATGGGCTGTATCCGGGTTTTTGATAGGTATTATGTTTCGATGGATGTTCAATGCTCAATTTGGAGTAATAAATGATCTATTGCTTAAGTTAGGCTTGATACAGGAGAACATTCCGTTTTTATCACAGCCTTCCACAGTAATGATAGGGCCTATAGCTGGTGCTATATGGTATGGGATACCATTTTTCGCAATAATGATATTAGCAGCTCTTCAGGGAATACCAAACGAGATATTTGAGGCGGCTGAAATGGATGGGGCAAGTAAGATGACTAGATTTTGGAAGATAATAGTGCCTTTTATTAAGCCCACTCTGCTGGTCACTGTTTTGCTTAGGGCGATATGGATATTCAATTCTGCTGACATTATTTATGTCATGACAAATGGTGGCCCTGCTAACAGTTCACATACATTGGCAACGTATTTATTCCAAAAAGCATATACAGCACTTGATTTTGGTTCAGCCTCAGCGATAGCTGTTGTTATTATAATATTTTTAGCTATATATACTTTGATATATCTTACTGTTAGCAAATTTGAAGAGGCAGGTGATTTTTAA